The following is a genomic window from Kiritimatiellia bacterium.
TCCAGGGCGTGCCCTTTATGTATTGCCAGGACCAGGAAATATGCGCCCGGGCGCCGGTTTTATAAAAGAGGAATCCCGCCAGGTAACGGTTTGGCAGCAGTCCTCCCTCTTGGATGCCGTAAACGCCGGCGCCGATGTAGCAGAGGTCCACGTTATGCCGGTTGGCCAGCTGCGTGAACTTGCGGCAATCGTTCCCGGTGTTGGCCAGGATGCTGTTGGCGTCAACGTTCAGATACGGGAACAATTTTTCCGCGGCGTCAAGCGGATACACCGTCATAAATGTTTTGACGCCCGCCGCCCGGGCCAGCTTGAGCTCCCACAAGGTTTTCCGCATTTTATCCGAGTCCGCGCCGTTCTGGTGCGGTTCGTCCGTGCCCTGGAAATACCAGTTTGTCACGCCGGCCATCCCGACAATAAGGTCAATGGTTTTCAGGTATTCCTTGAACTCGTTTTGAAACGCGGGGTCTTTCATTTCGTCAAAGAGGAAGTCCGGCATGTTTTTGCCGCGTTTTTTATCCAGGATGACGTTTTCGGGGTTAAGGAAAAGTATCAGCGGTCCGGTGAACCCGGTCTCCTTGAACAGGCGCGCGGTGCGGGCGGCGTTTTCAAATTCGTTATAAACGCGTTTGTCGCCCTCCAATCTGTTGGAATCCCAGGGCATATCCCAGATTCCGGTGATGCCGTATTCCTTCATGTCGTCCAGATAACGCCGCAGTTCCGCTTCCGTGTAATGATGGCCCGTCCATGGCCGTTCATAGATGCCGCCCCGGTAGCGTTCCATGAGGTTGGAATACATCACCCAGTCAATACCGTCCGGCTGTTCCAGATCAAACGGCATGACCTCCAGGCGAAAAATCATGGTTGCGGGCGGCAGGTTGGACGGCGCAATCCGCAGTTCCGCCCTGTATATTCCCGGTTCGGTCTGCGCGGGGATTTTCACCTGGAGCCAGAACCCTTCGGTCGTTTCCGCGGCAACGTCAATTTTGTCAAAATTTTCCAGCAGTTCCGGGATCACGTAATAACCTGATCCCCGTTCGGAGCAGCGCTGCGGCCAGCATTTGACGTGTTTGACGCGGACGGCGTCTTTGCCGATTGAATCGCCGGCCGCGTTCTTCAAGTCGCCGTCCAGGGCGATTGACAAGGCCTTGATGTCCTTCAATCCGTAGACCATAAACCAGGCGGCGGCGTATTGCCCGGGCGCCGCGAAGGCGCTGATTTCATAGCCGGCTTCTTCCGGTTGGGGGATGCTGTCCGGGTAATATCCGCGGATGTTTTTCCGGATATACGGAATATAACCTTGCTCGCCGTGCCGCTGTTTCAACTCGCCGGCCAGCGGCGGGTCTTGTTTTTCCCGGCGGGGCCGGTGGATATAAGCCGTTTCGCCGTAGACAATGGTCTCTGCCTCGTCCGCGCCAAGTTCCTCCAGGCGCAGGTCGTCAAGCCAGACGGTACCCGTTCCATGATGCTGGCAATATAACCGCACCTGGCCGGTCGCGGCCGGCGTCCGGAATACGAATTCGCAGGGATTCCAGTCATAGGTTCCGTCGCGAATTTTTAATATTTCCATTTTTTTGTTCTTTTGCCCGACCATGTAGCAGTTGAGCCGGGCGGAGCGGAGGTTCTCGGCTCTGGCGAACAAGGTCAGTTTGTAGTTTGTGTTGCCCTTGACTTCCAGGTTTTTCGGCGTGAAACAACCGCCCCAGGATCCGGGGCTTTCCTTCTGGAGCAGCTTGATCCTCAGCGACTGTTTGCCTTTGTGTTTGACTTCCGTGTCAAAGACCGTTTCGTAATCGTGGTTGTCCGGCGGAAAATGCCTGATGGTCCAGAAAGACCTTGCTTCAAAGCCAAGCAGGTCGGATAAGGAGGCGTTAGCGGCTTCCGGCCCTTCCGGCGGGGGGACTTTCATGAAGACTTTTACGGCGGAAATCGGCAGGGCCTGTTCCTTGTCGGCGCCGATTGCGAAAGAGTAATTTTGCTTGCTGTCCATTTTCAGTTTGCCCGGCGCCGCTTCTATTTCAACGGTTTTCCATTGATTATCGGCCTTCCCGCCGAATTCAGATATTTTTGCAAAGCCGCCGTCTTCGCCGGACCAGGCCGAGAATTGCGCCGGCGCGGATAAAACATCCTTGAAGTCAATCTCCACGAAGACGGGATGTTTCGGACTGCCCTGGCCGTCGGCCAGGAACGCGCTTGCCTCAATCAGGGCGCGTTGGCCCGGCGACTCCGCTTTCCTTATGGCGCGGTAGGTGGTCTTTCCCTCGCGGGCCTGCTCGCTCCAGAAGTCCCGCGGCGCGACGTGCAGGGGGATATACCACTCAAAATCGTCGGACCCCTTGGACTCAACGCCGTCGTTCGTTCCCAGCCGGCGGAAATGGCCGGTCTCTTGATTCGTGTCTATTTCGGCGCCGCTTGCTCCGGCGGCGGCCGCCAGGCAGATGGCCGGGCCGATCAATCTCCATCCGATTGCGCAGTTTATGTTCATTTGTTTAAAAGCCGGACCAGGCCGGTGATTTCCAGGGCAATTTCCTCCCGGCATTCATTGGCCGCGGTGTCCGTGAAATTGCCGGGATCAAGATAATAGTTGCCGATTTTAAAGGCGTTTTCTGAGTCGCGGAAAACTTCCGGAATTCGGCTTAAAATGGCGTTCAGCTTGTTTTCCGCGGCGTCGGCGGCCTCGCGCAGGCCGTTCTTTCTTGCCAGCGCGATGTAATGCCGCAGGGTGTAAAGGTATTTATAATCGGTGATGCCCTCGCGGATGCCTTCCCATTGAAGGGTGGAAATATAAGATTCGGGCGCGTCCGCGTTCCGGGCGGGATAGGCGATCATGCTGCTTTTTCTTTCGCGGTAATTATTTTGTTTAAACTCATTGAAAGCATCGCCTTTTACCCTTTGCCAGACCCAGCTGACATGCGCCTCGCCTTCCGTCTGGGCGAAGCCGAATCCCGAATGGAAACGGTTCGGCATGAGTCCGCCTTCCTGGCCCGTGTAACATCCTCCGCCCAGATACCAGAATTTCGTTCCGGCCGCCGCCAGCATTTTCAGGTTTTTTACGGTGGGGCCGGCGCTGATATCAGCGTTCAGGAAGGGAAGGAATTCCATGGCCTCCCTTTCGTCTTTATACATGAGATAATAGGTAAGGCAGGTGTTGACTCCCAGGCTGCGCATGATTTTGTAAACCCAGAGCGTGCGCCGGTAAGTGTCGCTGTCGGGCGGCGGCTCGTCCCGCCCGTAAAAGCACCATTTCAGGCCCGGCGCGCGTTCTTTGATAAAGGCGTCAATCAGGGGAACCGCCTGGCGCAGTCCGGCTTCCACTTGGCTTTTCCACGGATCGCTGAAGACCGCGTCCTTGACGCCGAGGGCTTTTGCCACGGACTGTTCAAGATTGAACTGGAACCAGAAGGCGACGGGGCCTTTCAGGCCGGCCTGGTTGTATATTTTCAGAATGTCGTTCAAATAATCCGACTGAAATTCCGTGATTTTTCCGTGGGGGGCCGCGAGACTGAAGGTTTTTGATGAGGTGAAATTGAGGATCAAGCCGGAAATGCCGTAGTCTTTGAACAGCTCCAGCATTTCCTTCTGCTGGTCAATCTTTTTATCCGGATAGGGGTCAATGTACATCAACCAGTGTTTGTCATCCGGCTCTTCCAGCTTGAAAGGCAGGATGGCAACTTCAAACGGAATATCCGCGAGTTTGTCGCCGGCCTGGGTTTCAATGGCGAGCAGGCCTTTGTATTTGCCTGCTTTCGCCGCGGGACTTGTCCTGAAATCAACCCAGAACGTGCAGGATTCGTTTTGGCGGAGAAGGACGTCGTCAAATCGCTCAAGCAGTTCGGGGATGATGTAATAGGACCTTGTCGCCCAGATCGGCATTTGCGGCCAAAAGGCCGCTTTTTTTACCCGGATTTCCCGGGTCAATTCAAGCGCCTGTCCGGATTCCTCCGCCGGCGGCGCCGCGCGGATTTTCAGATCGGGCAGGTCGCGCAGGGCGTGCAGGCTGAAATAAAAGGCTTTCCGTTCGCCCGGCGCCGCGGCAAGCTTGATTGCGCCGGTGATTTCCTCCTTCTGGGGAATACTGTCGGGATAGACCAGACGCGGGTCCCGTTGAAAAACCAGGAAACCGGTTCTGTATTCCGGCGAGAAAAGCCGGCGGAAGAAAGAGACCTGCGGACGGGGCGGATCCGGCTCGGTGTTTCGCGGGGCGTAAAAATATTTCTTGCCGTCAAATTCAAAGATTTTCTCCGTGTTGTATGACTTATATTCGGCGCAGGAATTTTTTATCCGGAGTTCATCAATAGCAACGTGCGCCAGGCGCGCGCCGGATTTTGCGTTTCCAAAAGTCTTGCCGCGCCCCACGATCAGCTCTTTCGGCGGGGACTGCCAGCGGCCGGGTAGTTCGCCCACTGTGCTCATTTTGCCGTTCACCATAATGGCGATGATGTTCGCCTCGCCGCCGAAAATGCAGGCAATATGGAGCCATTCGCCGCGTTTAAACCGCTGGGGATGGCTGAAGGCAAAAGCCGCCTTTTGATCGGCCCGCCAGCAGAAGGTGAATACCTGCTCGCGCTTGTCGTAAAAGGCGTACATGCTGTTTTTATACACATCCTGAGGCTTATCGGCGGCGTCGCAGCAGAATAAAAAACAATATTGCTCCGGCGCCTTGTCATGATCAAAATCGGGCCTGATCCACATTTCAATCAGGCCGCAGTTGAAATCAACGTTGCCTTCCGTTGCGATTTTGAGGCAGTTTTGCGGGTCGTCAAAGCCGGTCAGCGCCCGGCCGAATTTGCCGTCGGTTTGCATGATTTTTCCGCATTTTTCAATTTGCGGATTGCCCCGGGCAAAGTCGGCCTGATCGCCGATGTTATCAAAATGCGCCAGGAAAAGCGTGTTGTCGTCGGGAATGAATTTCTTGTCCCATTCCACGGCGGCTTGTGAGGCGGCAATGGAAGCAACGAGACAGATCAATCCGGGAAAAAGCAATCTTCGCATGGTATTATTCCCTTCATTAATGTTTTTCCGGCTCCCATGGCCTTTGATCTCCTCATGCATTTTTTTTCAGTTTTGCCTATGTGGGGGCGTATTTCTTAAAAAGAATTCCGATTTCCGCAAGGTTATCCTCTTTTTCAAGCTGCATGACCAGATCAAACAGGCGCGCGCTGTCAGCCGGCGGCAAGCTGCCCCTGATGCAACGGGATAATTTGGCGAACAATTCCTGATCCGACAATCTGGTTTCCCCCCACCAGGGATCGCCCTTGGCCCGTTTTTTATCCCTTTTATATGTCTTGTCTTTAGTCAGGATTTCCACCGTGGCGGGGATTTCTTTCGGGAATCCGCAGGCATAAACATCCTCAACGCCGGTAACCAGCGCCTCGCCCGCCGGATAGACGAACACCTTTTTCATGAAATCTCGGATCCTGGCGTTCCGCAGATGGCCGGTTTCATGCCATTCGGCATTGAGAGGGATATGATAAATTACCTTGGCAAAATTCAGCGGCAGATTATGGGTGAACGGCATATCGGAATCCTCCGGAAGTTCCCGGGCCGAAAAACCGACCGCGTGACTCGGCCTGACGTAGACATTAATCCGCTGCACATCCTCGGGACACAGGCGATGTTCGTCCGCCAATTCGGCAAACGCTTCCAGCGGGGCGTGCGTGTATTTGCAACAGGGGTATGTTTTAAAGGCGGCATCCAAAATGTGCCATTTTTCCCCCAGATGTTCCGTCAGTTTTTCGTTGTCCGGATGGTCAATGTCCATGACGGCCGCATAACCATCCCTGCCGTCCAGGACATAATGCGAGGATTTATATCCCTTCCAGCCGAAAAGGGCGGCCATGATGCCGGTGTGAGTTGACCAGCCGGCGTCGCAATATTTATTCATTTCATCGCAGGGCGCGACGGTCATGATTGACCTGGTCAGACAGGGCGCGAAGTGGCCGCAATTTCCGAAAGCGTTTTTCAAGTTCTGCGTTGTCAATCGCAGGGCATGGGCCGCGGACGCCATGGCCGCAAAAGCATTTGCCGCATAAACCTGCCGGCTGCCCCGGGTGGTCAGGAGTCCGCGCCGCACGCGCCAGAACATGAAAGAAAGGCAGATTCTGGCCGCCACGTCATATCCCAGCGCCACGGCCGCAATCAGGCGTTTCCCCGATATCTGCGCGTATTCGCCGGCCGCCAACGCCCCGAAAACCGTCTGCGGGGCGAAATGGGCAACGTTCATATAGCAATCGTCAAAATCCAGGGCGTTCGCCATTTTGGCGTTTACCATGCCGGCCAGCGGAAATGGCCGGGAAACTTTTTGCCCGATAACGCTTGCCTGCGGCGCGCCGCCGAACAGGTCGGCAATTTCAAGGTTGATCCGCGAGCATTTCGCCGCGGCCCCCGCAAAACCAGCCGCCAGGGTGTCCACCAGCAAACGTTTTGTTTCCAGCACGACTTTTTCCGGCAGGCGCTCGTAATCAAAACCGGCCACGAACTCCGCCAGCACCTGTGTGCGCGAATGGAGGTTGCCGGTTGTTTCGGGAAACTGATTGACGTAATCCCGTTTAACGTTTGACATGTTTTTTCAACTGTCTTCGTTCTGTTTTTTCGGGTTTGTTGCCGCCGGTGGGACCGATTCTCCCATGCCGAGCTGGCCGGGAATCCACTTGTTCAGAAAAACATAAAATGGCTTCACAGCGTCATGCTTTGTAAGCGGCGCCGCAAAGATCCGCTTGGGCGCCTTGATTTCGTTGTAGGCGGAATATACCGAGCTGGGAGGACAGGTGGTGTCAATAAAACCCACCGAGAGAACGGACGGACATTTGATTTTGCGCGCAAAATTGACAACGTCAAAATAGGGCGACATTTTCAGGCGCAGGGACTTTTCTTCTTCGGCGCCGCGGACCAGCGCGGGCCAGCCCGCCCCGCGGCCGGCCATGTGTCCCGCGTGATCGCACATGGCCGGCACGTTTGCCGCCACTGCCGTTACCTGGGGGTTGAAGCCGGCCATTATTAAAGATAATCCGCCCCCCTGGCTGCTTCCTTCCATAACCAGATGCCGGCCGTCAAAGTCCGGCCGGGCCGCCAGGTAAGTCAGCGCCCGGTCTATGCCGAGAATAACCCTGCGGAAATAATAACGCCGGCGGTCCGGCGCCCCGATTTGCATATACATTCCGTTCTTGTTGATTTTGTTATAAAGTTTCTTGCTTTCTTCGGGCGAAAGTCCGACCTCGTAATCATGAATCCCGAGCTGGAGCGCCAATACTCCCTTGGCGCCCCAATCGCAAACGTTCGGAACGCACGGGTTTTTTCCGGCCGGCTGTATGGTCACGTACCCGGGGTAGGGCGGCTGCAATCCTTCCGGGACGCTCAAAAAGCCGTAGATGCGCGTGTTGTCAAGATTCGCGAAACTGATCAGATAGCATTTTTGTTTCGCGTTGGAATATTTTTCCAGGGGCGCCAGCCTGACGTCGGCCGGAATCTTCGCCAGCTCGGCCCGGCCTTCCCTCCAGAACGCGTCAAAGTCATCGGGCACAATCGCCGTGGTCTTGATGCGTTCCGGCTCAAAGCCGGCCGCGGCGCAGACGTTTGTTTTCGTTCCCGCATAACTGACGTTGCAGCGGAGAAAACCCGGCTCCGCCAGCGTTCCCGCAACGATGACGGACTGATTGCTGAGACCAAGCGTCAGGTTGGTGATAACTTCCCCGCCGTCGCGCGTCAGACGAACCGAAATGTGTCCTTCCGCCGCCGTCTCTCCCGAAACTTCGGCGGTAATCGCAAAACCGGCCTTTTCCCCGCAGTTGTACAGCGCGTCTTTCTTGTCGGTTTTGGCCGAAAGGAAAACTTTCCCGGATGTTTCCTGGCGGTTGTCGTCCGCCTGTCCGGCGGGGGCCGGCGCGGTGCTGAAGCTGTTGGAATGCCCGTTTCCCTGCGCCCGGCCGCCGGCCAGCATCATGGCGCCGCCGATCAGCATGATTGCCAGTATTTTCATGATTATTCCTCGTTTTTCCCGCCGCGTGCCGCTTCGGATCAGGTCGCGGCGTTTTGTTTTTTCAATGTTTTTTTCAGGCGTTGTACGTTTACTTTGCGGAGCGCGGTTTTTGACTTTGCCGCCAGCGCCGCGGCGGTGCCGGCGGCTTCGCCGACGGCGATGCAACAGGGCATGTAGCGCGTGGAGGCGAGCGCCTCATGGGTCACGGAAATACATCGCCCCGCAACCAGAATGTTCTCCCATCCTTTTGGCGTCAGACAGCGATACGGAATGTCATATGCTTTTTTCAGCGTGGTAAACCGCTGGCCTTCGGGCGCGTGAATGTCAATCGGCGCCAGATTGCGGGCGATGGCATCCGGGAATTTTTTTGCCCGGCGCACGTCTTCCTCCGTCAATAAATAATCGCCAGTGATCCGCCGCGTTTCGCGCACGCCGACGGATACCCACCCGCGCCGGTCCAGTATTTTCCCCTTTTCAAATCCCGGGATATATTTTCTGGCGAACGCCTCCAGGGACGCAAGCTGTTTCAGGGATTCGGTTTCGGCAAGAGTCAAATCCCGCGCGTTTGTGCCGTCAACGTTTGCCACAAAACTGCCGTCAATTTCGCCCTTGTCCGTGCCCAGGCGTCCGTTGATCCAGACCGTGTCGTAATCAAAATGCAGATCGCCCTTTTTGCGGGCATTTTTCAGCATGCTTTTGAATCCGCTGGCCACGAAAAAGGGCAGGCGGTCGTCAATAAATTCCAGAATTTCGTCCGGATGTTTCCGGCGATAGGCGCGCATGAAATTCCATAATTTGCGCGTATTGACGCCTTCCATGATCGGCCCCGTCAGGGTCATGCCCTGCGTCTGACCGTCGCTCTCCCGGCCGATTTCATAGGCGCATCCCGCCCGCGCGGCCACGTCGCCGTCGCCGGTGGCGTCTATGACGATTTTGGCGAGGACGGCTTCCCGGCCGGATTTGCTTTCCACGATCACCCCTTTCAGCGCGCGGTCCTTGACAACGGCGTCCGCAATCCAGGCGTGCAGGAGCAGTTTTGCGCCGGCCTCCTCCAGCATTTCGGCCGCCAGCATTTTAAAACGGTCCACGGAAAAGCCGATCAGCCAGCCGTTGGTTACCGGGTTGAAAAACTTCTGGATAATGCCGTTCTTTTTTTCCAGCCGGTCCAGGAATTCCTTCATGATGCCCTTGTGCAGGGCGGGGACATAAGCGCCGAACCAGTTCATGGGCACGGCCGTCGCCGTTCCGCCCAGGAAGCCGTTGGCCTCAATCAGGATGGTTTTGGCGCCGTTCCGGGCGGCGGCCACGGCCGCCGCGATGCCGGCCACTCCGCCGCCGGCCACGGCCACGTCGGTCTTGACTAACACGGGAATCCGGCGCGGTTTTTCCAGGATGTAATCATCATTCAGGATTGATTTCTTTTCTTTTTTCATATGCGGTATTACCTGTTTATACATGTATAGTATAATAATGCGTTTAATAATCAAGCTTTTTTTTTAGAAAATAATCCGCAGGCCGCGAATTAAAGCATTCGGCCAACATTAATGTTGTTACAGCTTTCCCTGACAACAAGCGCGGGCGGGAGCGTTTCCTGGATGACACGGTTCGTTCGGTTATTGATTTTTGATATAAGTATTGCCGCCGCTTTGCGGCCGATTTCACGGAACGGCTGGGCAATCGTCGTCAACGGCGGCACAAGCGTCTCGGTAAAGCTTTGATTGTCAAACCCGATTACGGAGATGTCGCCGGGAACGGAGAGGTTTTGAGCTTTTGCGGCGTTCATGGTCTCGCGGGCGATAAAATCATTAACCGCAAAAATGGCGGTGGGTTTTTTTTGCAGGAGGGCCATGGCCGTTTCGTAACCGCCGTGGCCGGGCTCGTTTCCAACCGGTTCCTCCATGCGAACGATCATGTTCGGATCAAGCACTTGTTTGTATTGGCCCAGGGCGTCCAGGAAACCGGCGTATCGGTCGTCCACGGCGGTGCAGTGCACCCCGAGGATCACGCCGATTTTACGGTGTCCCAGTTTAATCAGATGTTCGCCGGCGAGGAAGCCGCCCTGTTTATTGTCGGTTACGACGTAATCGGTTTCCAGGTCGCGGAAATACCGGTCAATCAGGACAAATGGATAATCGGCGTGTTTGAGCTCGTAAATCATCTGGGCGTTGGCCCGGCCCCAGTTTGGGAAAATAATCGCCCCTTCCTCCTCCCGCTCCAGCAGCAGCAGCAGGTTGTCGTTTTCCTGTTTAATGCTGTGGCGGGAATTGAAGATGGAAAGCACCGCCCCGGCTTCGTCCAGAACCGAGGATATTCCCTCGTAAATCTGGTGGTCCGAATCCTCCAGGCCGGGGATGATCAGGGCGATCCGGTTTCGCCGGAGAACGGAATGGAGGGCGGAAGGCCGCGCGACGAACGCGCCCTTCCCGGGCAGGACGCGGATAATTCCGTTTTCCCGAAGCAGGCGCAGGCCGGTGCGGACCGAGCCGCGGCTGATGCCGTATTTTTTGGACAGTTCAAACTCGGAAAGCAGCGGCGCATCCGGTTTCAGTTTTCCGCTGGCAATTTGCATGCGGATGTCATCCTGCATGGCGGCATAAACCGCGACCGGGTTTCTTCTGGCTGATTTTTTTTTCTGCGTTAATGAAGACACGATGCTGATCCTTCTCCGGCTAATCCGGCCTGGCCGCTATTGCGCAAAATCATCGCCGCCATGCCTCGGCTTAAATGCCGGAACTGTTGCTTTAATCATTTTATAACGTTGTCGGAACATATCAATTGGTTTCCGCCCAGCGGCAGATTGCCACGGCAAAAATTTTTATGGACTGCAGATATTCCGCAATCGGGAGCGCCTCGTCAATATGGTGCGCCTGCGCCAGTTCGCCGGGGCCCGCGATGAAGCTTGGGGTTTTCCCGATATTGTTCAAAATGCGCGCGTCGGCGCCGGAAGGCAGGCCGGTTATTTTCGGTTTTCCCTTTAATCCGGCGATCGTCCTCCTCAAAACGGAAACCAGCGGGTGGGCGGTGGATGTTTCATAGGGAGGCGTGTTCAGAAGCCAGATGATTTGCGGGGGATTTTTTTTCAGCCATTTATCCCGCCGGGCCGAATCCCGAACGCGCTTTTCCACTTCCGCCCGCACGTCCGGCGCATTTTCCGCGGGCAGGTATTTGACATTGATTTTAGCTTCGCACGCGGCCGGAATTATGGAGGCGCCCGTCCCGCCCGCGATTTGACAGCAGGTGATGGCCGGCGAGGGGAGGAGGGCGTGTTTTTTGGAGACCTGCCATTGCCGGTTCAAATCCTCCAGTGCCCCGAGAATCAACATCATTTTTTCAATGGCGTTCACGCCTTTGGATTTCAGGCTGGCGTGGGTGGTCAAGCCCCTGACCTGAATGCCGGCGTGCATGGCGCCGCGGTGGGCGCAGCAGATGGCCAGGCTGGTCGGCTCCGCGATCAGCGCCGCATCCGCCTTATACCCGCGTTCCACGCAGGCCAGCGTGCCGTTGCCGCCGCCTTCCTCGTCAACCACGCTCTGGAAAATGACGTCGCCGCGCAGTTTGATTCCGGCGCGCTTGATAATGCGCATGGCCATCAGCATGGCCGCGAGCCCGCCCTTCATGTCCACTGCGCCCAGGCCGATCAGCCGGCCGTTTTCAATCTCGCCCCCATATGGATCATGTTTCCAGGCCGAAACATCTCCGGCGGAAACCGTGTCAATGTGTCCGTTGAGAATCAGGGATTTTCCGCCGCCGCGGCCCTTGAAGGTGGCCGCGACATTGGGCCGTCCATGATAGTCATGGCCGGGGTTGAAGTCGGCGTATTTTTTTATCCGCCGGTTGTCCGGCTCAAACACGTCCACGGCGGCGCCCAGTTTGCGCAGTTGGGCGGCCATGAATTGCTGGGCTTTCCCCTCGTTGCCGCGGACACCCTGCTCAATTCCCCGCGAATCAAAAGCGATCATTTGCCGGAGGAGGGACAGCGCCTCCTCGCGGCAATGGTCGGCCAGAGCGGTCAATTGCGTGTCCACCGAGTCCAGACGGATACTCATAGGATTTTTATATTCCTATTTTTCAACCGCGCCCAGCGCTTCATCCAGGATTTTCACGCCGATGTCAATTTCACCCTTCGTGATGACCAGGGGCGGCACGATATTCAATCGGTTGCCGAAATGGCCCGAGATGGTCAGGAGCAGACCTTTGCGCATCGCCGCCTTGACGACATTGATGCTTTCAAACGGCTCCTTGGTCCGCCGGTTTTTGACCAATTCCATAGAAAGAATGAACCCCTTGCCCTGAACCTGGCCGATGATCTCGTGCTTCTCCATCAATTCCTGGAGCCGTTCCAGGAAATAAGCCCCCATTTTGCGCACATGGTCAAGCAGTTTTCTCTTTTCAATCGTGGCAATCATGGCTAGCGCCGCCGCCGCGCCGACGGGGTTGCCCGAGAACGTGACGCTTTGATGAATGGGCTTGAGCACGTCCATGATCTTTATGGGCGCAAGAATGGCCGCATTCGGAATGACGCCGGCGGTGAACGCCTTGCCGACCATCATAATATCCGGATAAGTGTCAAAGGCTTCTATGGAGAACATCTCCCCGGAACGCCCCCAGCCCATCTGGATTTCGTCGTCAATGAGAAGCACGTCGTATTTTTCGCAAATGCGGCGCACTTCCTTCCAGTATTCAGCCGGAGGAACAATGTATCCGCCCGCGCCCTGCGCCGGCTCAAAGAGCAGGCCGGCCACCAGGTTCGTTCCTTTTTTGCGGTCAATCAGGCCCCAGGTCGGATCCTGAAACATGTTTTCAATATGTTTTGCGCAGAACAGTTCGCAGCCCGGGTAACTGCGCCCGAACGGACAGCGGTAGCAGTAGGGGTAGGGGATGCGCACGGCTCCCGGCATGATGGGGAAAAAATTTTCCTTCAGGAAAGGGAAACAGGTTACCGACAAGGTGCCGTGCGAGCGGCCGTGATAGGCGCCCTGATAACAGAGAATGTAGGGCCGTTTTGTGCAGGCCTTTGCGATTTTCATGCCAACTTCCACCGCATTGGTTCCGCCGGTATCATACTGCACCTTGCTGTTGTTTCTGAGCTTGCCCGGCGCCATCGCGACGAGTTTTTTCGCCAACTGCACCCTGACTTCAGTCGGCTGCTGGGCGGTGTGGTGCACCGTTTTCATCTGTTTGCAGGCCGCCTCAATCACTTCCTGCGGACAATGGCCGAGATTGAGCGCCGCAAAACCCGAGGTCAGATCAAGGAAGGTGTTGCCGTCCACGTCCCTGACGAAAACGCCTTTGGCCTCCTTGATAACCGGCGGCAGGCCGGCGTAGTTGGCGAAACACAGGTCCCCCGCGGACTCGTATTTCTGCAAATCCTTGAGAATTTTAACGGCTTTTGGCCCGGGATACTTCTTGACATTAGGGCGCGTGATTTTCATGTTGAAATCCTTTCTGTATTTTCTGACTTGCGAATCCTTTTCAGGCCGCGTTGTGTTTTTTTTCTCCTTTTTTATACTTTGACCGTTTTGTTTGTTTTAATTGATTGCAGAA
Proteins encoded in this region:
- a CDS encoding MmgE/PrpD family protein, with amino-acid sequence MSNVKRDYVNQFPETTGNLHSRTQVLAEFVAGFDYERLPEKVVLETKRLLVDTLAAGFAGAAAKCSRINLEIADLFGGAPQASVIGQKVSRPFPLAGMVNAKMANALDFDDCYMNVAHFAPQTVFGALAAGEYAQISGKRLIAAVALGYDVAARICLSFMFWRVRRGLLTTRGSRQVYAANAFAAMASAAHALRLTTQNLKNAFGNCGHFAPCLTRSIMTVAPCDEMNKYCDAGWSTHTGIMAALFGWKGYKSSHYVLDGRDGYAAVMDIDHPDNEKLTEHLGEKWHILDAAFKTYPCCKYTHAPLEAFAELADEHRLCPEDVQRINVYVRPSHAVGFSARELPEDSDMPFTHNLPLNFAKVIYHIPLNAEWHETGHLRNARIRDFMKKVFVYPAGEALVTGVEDVYACGFPKEIPATVEILTKDKTYKRDKKRAKGDPWWGETRLSDQELFAKLSRCIRGSLPPADSARLFDLVMQLEKEDNLAEIGILFKKYAPT
- a CDS encoding acetylxylan esterase produces the protein MKILAIMLIGGAMMLAGGRAQGNGHSNSFSTAPAPAGQADDNRQETSGKVFLSAKTDKKDALYNCGEKAGFAITAEVSGETAAEGHISVRLTRDGGEVITNLTLGLSNQSVIVAGTLAEPGFLRCNVSYAGTKTNVCAAAGFEPERIKTTAIVPDDFDAFWREGRAELAKIPADVRLAPLEKYSNAKQKCYLISFANLDNTRIYGFLSVPEGLQPPYPGYVTIQPAGKNPCVPNVCDWGAKGVLALQLGIHDYEVGLSPEESKKLYNKINKNGMYMQIGAPDRRRYYFRRVILGIDRALTYLAARPDFDGRHLVMEGSSQGGGLSLIMAGFNPQVTAVAANVPAMCDHAGHMAGRGAGWPALVRGAEEEKSLRLKMSPYFDVVNFARKIKCPSVLSVGFIDTTCPPSSVYSAYNEIKAPKRIFAAPLTKHDAVKPFYVFLNKWIPGQLGMGESVPPAATNPKKQNEDS
- a CDS encoding FAD-dependent oxidoreductase, which translates into the protein MKKEKKSILNDDYILEKPRRIPVLVKTDVAVAGGGVAGIAAAVAAARNGAKTILIEANGFLGGTATAVPMNWFGAYVPALHKGIMKEFLDRLEKKNGIIQKFFNPVTNGWLIGFSVDRFKMLAAEMLEEAGAKLLLHAWIADAVVKDRALKGVIVESKSGREAVLAKIVIDATGDGDVAARAGCAYEIGRESDGQTQGMTLTGPIMEGVNTRKLWNFMRAYRRKHPDEILEFIDDRLPFFVASGFKSMLKNARKKGDLHFDYDTVWINGRLGTDKGEIDGSFVANVDGTNARDLTLAETESLKQLASLEAFARKYIPGFEKGKILDRRGWVSVGVRETRRITGDYLLTEEDVRRAKKFPDAIARNLAPIDIHAPEGQRFTTLKKAYDIPYRCLTPKGWENILVAGRCISVTHEALASTRYMPCCIAVGEAAGTAAALAAKSKTALRKVNVQRLKKTLKKQNAAT
- a CDS encoding GntR family transcriptional regulator; this encodes MSSLTQKKKSARRNPVAVYAAMQDDIRMQIASGKLKPDAPLLSEFELSKKYGISRGSVRTGLRLLRENGIIRVLPGKGAFVARPSALHSVLRRNRIALIIPGLEDSDHQIYEGISSVLDEAGAVLSIFNSRHSIKQENDNLLLLLEREEEGAIIFPNWGRANAQMIYELKHADYPFVLIDRYFRDLETDYVVTDNKQGGFLAGEHLIKLGHRKIGVILGVHCTAVDDRYAGFLDALGQYKQVLDPNMIVRMEEPVGNEPGHGGYETAMALLQKKPTAIFAVNDFIARETMNAAKAQNLSVPGDISVIGFDNQSFTETLVPPLTTIAQPFREIGRKAAAILISKINNRTNRVIQETLPPALVVRESCNNINVGRML
- a CDS encoding ArgE/DapE family deacylase, which produces MSIRLDSVDTQLTALADHCREEALSLLRQMIAFDSRGIEQGVRGNEGKAQQFMAAQLRKLGAAVDVFEPDNRRIKKYADFNPGHDYHGRPNVAATFKGRGGGKSLILNGHIDTVSAGDVSAWKHDPYGGEIENGRLIGLGAVDMKGGLAAMLMAMRIIKRAGIKLRGDVIFQSVVDEEGGGNGTLACVERGYKADAALIAEPTSLAICCAHRGAMHAGIQVRGLTTHASLKSKGVNAIEKMMLILGALEDLNRQWQVSKKHALLPSPAITCCQIAGGTGASIIPAACEAKINVKYLPAENAPDVRAEVEKRVRDSARRDKWLKKNPPQIIWLLNTPPYETSTAHPLVSVLRRTIAGLKGKPKITGLPSGADARILNNIGKTPSFIAGPGELAQAHHIDEALPIAEYLQSIKIFAVAICRWAETN